A part of Sulfurimonas sp. HSL-1716 genomic DNA contains:
- the proB gene encoding glutamate 5-kinase — protein sequence MKRVVIKVGSGVLTESNSIAKVRMLKLVTFIAELIEKYDVILVTSGAVAAGYTALKLDRKKQIGKKVLASVGQPILMSSYKKKFDTFEVDISQILLTEDDFDSRKRTEIFSQIIDTTLENGILPIINENDISTTPDQVFGDNDQLSAHVAHHTNSDMLVILSDIDGYYDSNPHENKDAKLLKVVNSIDECALEATHTPNNEFATGGIVTKLKAAKYLLDKNRKMFLCSGYDLSTAKEFLMEGIHNKGTLFKNS from the coding sequence ATGAAAAGAGTTGTAATAAAAGTCGGAAGCGGGGTTTTAACGGAGTCAAACAGTATAGCTAAGGTAAGGATGCTCAAGCTTGTCACGTTCATAGCCGAGCTCATAGAAAAATATGACGTTATCCTAGTGACCTCCGGTGCGGTGGCTGCCGGATATACCGCTTTGAAACTTGACAGAAAAAAGCAGATAGGTAAAAAAGTCCTGGCATCGGTCGGACAGCCTATTCTTATGAGCAGTTACAAAAAAAAGTTTGACACTTTTGAAGTGGATATCTCACAAATACTTTTAACCGAGGATGATTTCGATTCAAGAAAAAGAACCGAGATATTCAGCCAGATCATAGACACGACACTGGAAAACGGCATACTGCCTATCATCAATGAAAACGATATATCTACCACGCCCGATCAGGTGTTTGGAGATAACGATCAGCTTTCAGCACATGTTGCGCATCATACGAATTCCGATATGCTCGTTATTTTAAGTGACATAGACGGTTATTATGATTCAAATCCGCATGAAAACAAGGACGCGAAGCTTTTAAAGGTGGTAAACAGTATAGACGAGTGTGCTTTAGAAGCAACACATACGCCAAACAACGAATTTGCCACAGGCGGGATAGTCACAAAATTAAAAGCGGCAAAATATCTGCTTGACAAAAATAGAAAGATGTTCCTGTGCAGCGGTTATGACCTTTCAACGGCAAAGGAGTTTTTGATGGAGGGTATTCACAACAAAGGGACTCTTTTTAAAAACAGTTAA
- a CDS encoding HD domain-containing phosphohydrolase — translation MSEMTCEKIEHAHQEWMCALDSFKDAIFMHDDDFRILRCNKAYQTYAGRPFKEIIGQKYFEVFPKSDAPIRSCQEGLENPGTRGSEEEIQVGDTTFRSFAYSLTNKNGEYLYSMHTLEDVTKYKKMEMSLRESEEKFRVIVESVSDWIWEVDKNGRYTYVGPQSRTLIGYEPDELLGRTPFEFMLSEEAQRLSLVFQDIVKKRSEMVALENTMIHKDGHAVTMETSGIPFFNEEGELLGYRGIDRDITERREAEISLNRANRALRTLSAGNLALVRATNEEELLQSVTDIIVEKGGYNLAMVCYAQNNDAKSIVPKAWSGLQKSYFWEGEPSWGDNENGQFPISKAIRESKTQICRDLGGKCSIKGWEEAVSSRGFSSNIALPLIDKEGSFGTLTIYSTEAEPFDDDEVKLLEELASDLAYGIITLRVRIEHERQALLLRESLEQSIQTIAATLEARDPYTAGHQRRVSELAVAIASEMGLSEDQIKGISFAAMIHDLGKIHVPAEILSKPTRLNELEYKLIQMHPQTGYDILKEIKFPWPIADIILQHHEKIDGTGYPQGLKGDEILIESKIVALADVVEAMSSHRPYRPSLGIEAALDEIKRGKGSLYDSAAVDTCLKLFYEKKFAFSSDF, via the coding sequence ATGAGTGAAATGACGTGCGAAAAGATCGAACATGCACACCAGGAGTGGATGTGCGCACTGGATTCTTTTAAAGATGCGATCTTTATGCATGATGACGATTTTCGCATACTGCGCTGCAATAAAGCGTATCAGACATATGCGGGGCGTCCGTTTAAAGAGATCATAGGTCAAAAATATTTCGAGGTATTTCCAAAGTCCGATGCGCCGATCCGCAGCTGTCAAGAAGGGCTGGAAAATCCCGGCACAAGGGGCAGTGAAGAGGAGATACAAGTAGGCGATACTACTTTTCGTTCTTTTGCGTATTCTCTGACAAATAAGAACGGTGAGTATCTCTACTCGATGCATACGCTCGAAGACGTTACGAAATACAAGAAGATGGAGATGTCTTTGCGCGAAAGCGAGGAAAAGTTCCGTGTCATCGTAGAGTCTGTGAGCGACTGGATATGGGAGGTCGATAAAAATGGAAGGTACACCTATGTCGGCCCTCAGTCAAGAACTCTCATCGGATATGAACCTGACGAACTGCTCGGCAGGACGCCTTTTGAATTTATGCTTTCCGAAGAAGCACAAAGGTTAAGTCTTGTTTTTCAAGACATAGTCAAAAAACGTTCGGAGATGGTCGCCTTGGAAAATACCATGATCCACAAAGACGGACACGCCGTGACGATGGAAACAAGCGGTATTCCGTTTTTTAACGAAGAGGGAGAGCTTTTGGGATATCGCGGTATTGACCGCGACATTACCGAGCGCAGGGAAGCAGAGATCTCGCTTAATCGCGCCAACAGGGCTCTAAGAACTCTCTCCGCGGGAAATCTGGCATTGGTGCGCGCGACGAACGAAGAGGAACTTTTACAATCCGTTACGGATATTATCGTGGAGAAAGGCGGCTACAATCTGGCGATGGTCTGTTATGCTCAAAACAATGATGCAAAAAGCATTGTTCCAAAGGCATGGTCCGGCTTGCAGAAAAGCTACTTTTGGGAAGGAGAACCCAGCTGGGGCGATAACGAGAACGGACAGTTTCCCATCTCAAAGGCGATACGGGAGTCAAAGACTCAGATATGCAGGGATCTGGGCGGCAAATGCAGCATAAAAGGCTGGGAAGAAGCTGTCTCTTCACGGGGATTTTCTTCAAACATTGCGCTTCCGCTGATCGATAAAGAGGGTAGTTTCGGTACATTGACGATCTACTCGACCGAAGCGGAGCCTTTTGACGATGATGAAGTTAAACTGCTCGAAGAGCTGGCAAGCGATCTGGCTTACGGCATCATCACGCTTAGGGTGCGTATCGAGCATGAACGGCAGGCTCTGCTTTTAAGAGAGAGTCTTGAACAATCGATCCAGACTATTGCTGCGACGTTAGAAGCGCGAGACCCTTACACTGCGGGACATCAACGCCGTGTAAGCGAGCTTGCGGTTGCCATCGCCTCTGAAATGGGCTTATCCGAAGATCAGATCAAAGGCATCAGCTTTGCGGCAATGATCCACGATCTCGGCAAGATCCATGTTCCCGCGGAGATACTTTCCAAACCTACAAGACTCAACGAATTGGAGTATAAGCTGATCCAGATGCACCCCCAAACGGGGTACGATATCTTAAAGGAGATCAAATTTCCGTGGCCTATCGCCGATATCATCTTGCAGCATCATGAAAAGATCGACGGAACGGGATATCCTCAGGGTTTAAAAGGCGATGAGATCCTGATAGAATCCAAGATCGTCGCTTTGGCAGATGTCGTCGAGGCGATGTCTTCGCACCGTCCTTACCGCCCCTCTTTAGGCATCGAGGCTGCGCTGGACGAGATAAAGCGCGGAAAAGGGAGCTTGTATGATTCTGCGGCGGTGGATACCTGTCTGAAACTGTTTTATGAGAAAAAATTCGCTTTTAGCAGCGATTTTTGA
- the guaB gene encoding IMP dehydrogenase, whose translation MKIRKRALTFEDVLLVPQYSEVLPKEVSLETKLTKNITLNIPMVSAAMDTVTEYQAAIAMARLGGIGIIHKNMDINTQCAQIKKVKKSESGIIIDPIYVYPDATLGEADALMSEYKISGVPVVDGHNKLLGILTNRDMRFEKDMRKTAEEVMTKMPLITATKGISIDQAAEIMHKNKIEKLPIIDEEGFLKGLVTIKDIKKRIEYPNANKDDFGRLRVGGAIGVGQLDRAKALVDAGCDVLVLDSAHGHSKGIIDTVKKIKESMVVDVIAGNIATGEAAEALIKAGVDGVKVGIGPGSICTTRIVAGVGVPQISAIDECAEVARKHGVPVIADGGIKYSGDIAKALAVGASCIMAGSLLAGTEESPGETIMFQGRQYKSYRGMGSIGAMQKGSNDRYFQEGTAADKLVPEGIEGRVPFRGSIAGIIHQMMGGLRSSMGYCGSKSIEDFWKKAEFVEITSAGLKESHVHDVIITQEAPNYHI comes from the coding sequence ATGAAAATTCGCAAGCGCGCTCTAACATTTGAAGACGTACTACTGGTACCGCAATACTCGGAAGTCTTGCCAAAAGAGGTAAGCTTAGAGACAAAACTTACAAAAAACATCACATTGAATATTCCTATGGTTTCAGCGGCGATGGATACCGTAACCGAGTATCAAGCGGCTATCGCGATGGCACGCCTCGGCGGTATCGGGATCATCCACAAAAACATGGATATCAACACGCAGTGTGCCCAGATAAAAAAGGTAAAAAAATCCGAAAGCGGTATCATCATCGATCCTATCTACGTGTATCCTGATGCGACGCTCGGAGAAGCCGACGCGCTTATGAGCGAGTATAAGATATCGGGAGTACCTGTCGTAGACGGACATAACAAGCTTCTGGGAATCCTTACGAACCGTGATATGCGTTTTGAAAAAGATATGCGCAAGACCGCTGAAGAAGTGATGACGAAAATGCCTTTGATTACTGCGACAAAAGGGATATCGATAGATCAGGCGGCAGAAATCATGCACAAAAACAAGATAGAAAAACTTCCTATTATCGACGAGGAAGGATTTTTAAAAGGTCTTGTAACGATCAAGGACATCAAAAAACGTATTGAGTATCCAAATGCAAATAAAGATGATTTCGGCAGACTCAGAGTCGGCGGAGCTATCGGCGTAGGTCAGCTCGACCGTGCCAAAGCGCTTGTCGATGCAGGCTGTGACGTGCTTGTCCTTGATTCTGCACACGGACACTCCAAAGGGATCATCGATACCGTTAAAAAGATCAAAGAGAGTATGGTAGTCGATGTCATAGCCGGCAATATTGCGACGGGAGAAGCTGCCGAAGCATTGATAAAAGCGGGTGTCGACGGAGTGAAAGTAGGTATCGGACCGGGTTCTATCTGTACGACCCGTATCGTTGCTGGTGTGGGTGTTCCTCAGATATCAGCTATCGATGAATGTGCCGAAGTGGCGAGAAAACATGGTGTTCCTGTTATTGCCGACGGTGGTATAAAATACTCGGGCGATATCGCAAAAGCTCTTGCGGTCGGTGCTTCATGCATCATGGCGGGCTCACTTCTTGCGGGGACGGAAGAGTCTCCGGGCGAGACGATCATGTTTCAGGGCCGCCAGTACAAATCATACCGCGGTATGGGAAGTATCGGTGCGATGCAAAAAGGTTCTAACGACAGATATTTCCAAGAGGGAACGGCTGCGGACAAACTGGTCCCCGAAGGGATAGAGGGGCGTGTACCTTTTAGAGGAAGCATTGCCGGAATCATCCATCAGATGATGGGAGGTCTCCGCTCGTCCATGGGATATTGCGGAAGCAAAAGTATAGAAGATTTTTGGAAAAAAGCAGAATTTGTCGAGATCACGAGTGCGGGACTTAAAGAGAGTCATGTCCATGATGTCATCATCACGCAGGAAGCTCCGAATTATCATATATAA
- a CDS encoding RDD family protein: MDNIKYAGFWVRFTASFLDTLFLALPVAVVIYFLSDGNWFDLSLYKQNMIYAMNGNAQAALAHQPKTSFSWELVFEISVLVVTIVFWRSWRGATPGKKIVKIKIVDAKTFDDITNKQAITRSLGYVISTIPFLLGFLMVAFRKDKRAFHDLLAGTAVIYDEDERKI, encoded by the coding sequence ATGGATAATATAAAATACGCAGGTTTTTGGGTAAGATTTACCGCCTCTTTTTTAGATACTCTCTTTTTGGCTCTGCCCGTAGCAGTCGTCATCTACTTTTTAAGTGACGGCAACTGGTTTGATCTCTCTCTTTATAAGCAAAATATGATCTACGCGATGAACGGAAACGCACAGGCGGCACTTGCTCATCAGCCCAAGACTTCTTTTAGCTGGGAACTCGTTTTTGAGATATCGGTTTTAGTTGTGACTATCGTTTTTTGGAGAAGCTGGCGCGGTGCCACTCCCGGTAAGAAGATAGTTAAAATTAAGATAGTAGATGCAAAAACATTTGATGATATAACGAACAAACAAGCAATTACCCGTTCTTTAGGGTATGTCATCTCGACAATTCCATTTTTACTTGGATTTTTAATGGTTGCATTTCGAAAAGATAAAAGAGCGTTCCATGACCTTTTGGCGGGAACAGCTGTTATTTACGATGAAGATGAAAGGAAAATATGA
- a CDS encoding PAS domain-containing protein, translated as MDAQTSVFETIDTLGYPILILKYADERYDFVYANSTLKSLASITEEQPISEPIQSLIRHIPKKTDGTSNALHNFEIFGSLYTIYFNRNGDHLFVIFIELQFQELFKSITFDAHDIDYKPIIVILDTDGALVDANESFLNIVNKQREDVLHQSFFDRFIPGNREKLNGYLQALCSDDIPHQHFITPLKGSNDKLYRIQWQVSTMKKAEQTYIVAIGNDISKYVEENCELKRELTSIKVGFDFFPMAVGYMDAKGIFITMNPKFIKLLKIPKEKKHLHFKEIPLLKKHIDLRQMNEYIELIKEMHYNFEENGEKYRVDVRALQSPKKKIKLYIFVIQKN; from the coding sequence ATGGATGCTCAAACATCAGTTTTTGAAACCATAGATACACTCGGGTATCCGATATTAATACTCAAATATGCAGATGAAAGATACGATTTCGTCTATGCCAACAGCACTTTAAAGAGTTTGGCATCCATAACCGAAGAGCAGCCGATCTCCGAGCCTATACAATCATTGATACGGCATATTCCAAAAAAAACCGACGGAACCTCAAACGCTTTACATAATTTTGAGATCTTCGGTTCTCTTTATACCATCTATTTTAACCGTAACGGTGACCATCTTTTTGTCATCTTCATCGAACTGCAGTTTCAAGAACTTTTTAAAAGCATAACCTTTGACGCTCATGACATCGACTATAAACCTATTATCGTCATTCTTGATACCGACGGCGCTCTTGTAGATGCAAACGAGTCTTTTTTAAATATTGTAAACAAGCAAAGAGAGGATGTCCTTCATCAGAGCTTTTTCGACCGATTTATCCCCGGCAACCGGGAAAAACTCAACGGCTACCTGCAGGCACTCTGCTCGGATGATATACCTCATCAGCATTTCATAACACCGCTTAAAGGAAGTAACGACAAGCTGTACCGGATCCAATGGCAGGTCTCGACAATGAAAAAAGCAGAGCAGACATACATCGTCGCTATCGGCAATGACATCAGCAAGTATGTCGAAGAGAACTGTGAACTCAAACGCGAACTTACAAGCATCAAAGTCGGATTCGATTTTTTCCCGATGGCAGTGGGGTATATGGATGCAAAAGGGATTTTCATCACGATGAATCCCAAGTTTATAAAGCTTCTAAAAATACCAAAAGAGAAAAAACATCTCCATTTCAAAGAGATACCTCTTTTGAAAAAGCATATAGACCTTCGACAGATGAACGAGTATATAGAGCTTATCAAAGAGATGCACTATAATTTTGAAGAAAACGGTGAAAAGTACAGAGTTGATGTCCGCGCGCTGCAAAGTCCCAAAAAGAAGATCAAGCTCTATATCTTCGTCATTCAAAAGAATTAA
- the gatA gene encoding Asp-tRNA(Asn)/Glu-tRNA(Gln) amidotransferase subunit GatA — translation MITLKEALSLSKDELNKFKDSLKAKIQADPELNAYIDVNNVGEGVPIAIKDNIQVKDWSVTSGSNILQGYIAPYNATVIEKMLNAGLSPFGRTNMDEFAMGSTTESSFYGKTLNPKNRDCVPGGSSGGSAAAVAAGLAIAALGSDTGGSIRQPAAFCGIVGMKPTYGRVSRYGLGAYASSLDQIGPMTQNVEDAAILYDIICGYDEKDSTSANIACEKVSDKLNPERKLRIAVLPEYVKDASDDVQKAYTYAVESLKAAGHTIVEKEMMNPKYDISAYYITATAEATTNLARYDGIRYGNRKVGKNLEDTFIQTRSEGFGDEVKRRIMLGNFVLSSGYYDAYYVKAQKVRHLIKDNYAKIFEDVDLILSPVAPTTANKFGELSSPIEMYLSDIYTISINLAGLPAISLPVTNAANGMPIGLQFIANAYDEQTLFDGAMSLEKQVNYNA, via the coding sequence GTGATTACATTAAAAGAAGCATTATCCCTAAGCAAAGACGAACTAAACAAATTTAAAGACTCCCTCAAAGCCAAAATACAAGCCGATCCGGAGCTAAACGCATACATAGACGTAAACAATGTAGGCGAGGGCGTGCCTATCGCCATAAAAGACAACATTCAGGTAAAAGACTGGTCCGTGACTTCGGGCTCGAATATCCTTCAAGGCTACATCGCTCCATACAACGCAACCGTCATCGAAAAGATGTTAAACGCCGGTCTTAGTCCGTTTGGACGTACGAACATGGACGAGTTCGCTATGGGTTCTACGACTGAGAGCAGTTTTTACGGCAAGACATTAAACCCTAAGAACCGCGACTGCGTACCGGGCGGAAGTTCGGGCGGAAGCGCTGCTGCCGTGGCTGCGGGTCTTGCTATCGCTGCTCTTGGAAGCGATACGGGCGGGTCTATCCGTCAGCCTGCCGCGTTTTGCGGGATAGTAGGGATGAAGCCGACTTACGGGCGTGTAAGCCGTTACGGTCTTGGCGCATATGCTTCTAGTTTAGATCAGATCGGGCCGATGACGCAAAACGTCGAAGATGCGGCGATCCTTTACGACATCATCTGCGGTTACGATGAAAAAGACTCTACAAGTGCGAACATCGCATGCGAAAAAGTCAGCGACAAACTGAACCCTGAGAGAAAACTGCGTATCGCGGTACTTCCAGAGTATGTAAAAGATGCAAGCGACGATGTACAAAAAGCGTATACATATGCAGTCGAGTCGTTAAAAGCTGCGGGTCATACCATCGTGGAAAAAGAGATGATGAACCCGAAATACGACATCTCTGCCTACTACATCACCGCAACCGCAGAAGCGACCACGAACCTTGCACGTTACGACGGTATCCGTTACGGTAACCGTAAAGTGGGCAAAAACCTTGAAGACACTTTCATCCAGACAAGAAGCGAAGGGTTTGGCGATGAGGTAAAACGCCGTATCATGCTTGGAAACTTCGTACTTTCTTCAGGGTACTACGATGCTTACTACGTAAAAGCGCAAAAAGTACGTCACCTTATCAAAGACAACTATGCGAAAATTTTTGAAGACGTGGATCTGATCCTCTCGCCTGTCGCTCCGACAACGGCAAACAAGTTCGGCGAACTTTCCAGCCCGATAGAGATGTATCTAAGCGACATCTACACGATCTCCATCAACCTTGCGGGACTTCCTGCTATCTCGCTTCCTGTCACCAACGCAGCAAACGGTATGCCGATAGGCTTACAGTTCATTGCAAACGCATACGATGAGCAAACGCTTTTCGACGGTGCAATGAGCCTGGAAAAACAAGTAAACTACAACGCGTAA
- a CDS encoding LysE family translocator: MIVSFSEGFLLGLGAAIPLGPINILIMNNALKSYKAGVALGFGAMSADILYLSLILAGFLKLFNNPTLLNIIGILGSSFLLYLAYDIYKNRAKKIKLHTQPVPIKNLSKIYMQGLLLTLLNPYTVVFWFSIAGYAATKNLNTGFTILGMISAITLWTTLMPYLVHRTKHKISQSVSTYLSIFSALILCGFAFSLFVHVIF, from the coding sequence ATGATAGTATCTTTTAGCGAAGGGTTTTTACTGGGTCTTGGCGCCGCCATCCCTTTGGGTCCCATCAACATCCTCATCATGAACAACGCCTTAAAAAGCTACAAGGCGGGGGTTGCTCTTGGTTTTGGAGCCATGAGCGCGGATATACTTTATCTGTCTTTAATCCTAGCCGGATTTCTCAAACTTTTCAACAACCCGACGCTTTTAAATATCATAGGGATTCTCGGGAGCTCTTTTTTGCTCTATCTTGCATACGACATTTACAAGAACAGGGCGAAAAAAATAAAACTGCACACCCAGCCTGTCCCGATCAAGAATCTCTCCAAGATCTATATGCAAGGGCTGTTGTTAACGCTTCTAAATCCCTACACCGTCGTATTTTGGTTTAGTATCGCGGGCTATGCCGCAACGAAAAACCTAAACACCGGTTTTACCATACTGGGCATGATCAGCGCCATCACTCTTTGGACAACTTTAATGCCCTATCTGGTTCACAGGACAAAGCACAAAATATCTCAAAGTGTTTCAACCTATCTCAGCATTTTTTCGGCACTCATTCTGTGCGGGTTTGCTTTCTCACTTTTTGTACATGTAATTTTTTAA